The Hymenobacter oligotrophus genome has a window encoding:
- the tamL gene encoding translocation and assembly module lipoprotein TamL, with translation MLPWPPCKASWTTLGIVSATLLAGCSPMRLLGPRQQLLSEVKLEGVRRADREALAALYRQEPNRKFPVPLLAIYNLGYTFYSPERAEARLQATRAQYAALIAEAGTDSVKVGKLLQKRERKVQHQQQVLEKGNAIMRLGQAPAVYDSTLTSVTADQMRIYLRSHGYFRSRVQATDTAQNRRVTVTYRIHEGQPFLVSQLRYDIADSAVAKAIRADSSRSLLRVGQTYNEELIGRERSRIESVLKNAGYYDFRQQFITLEADTSFEPYTVRLLLQVANPPGQQTHRVYSVRNVSFVTDAGVNRFGIQRDTVRRNGVYYLAFNHRFSTRILDRKLAVRPGDRYSLQNTIQTQRQLSGMDVFRFAGVNYQKVEAPADSVRFGQLDAVVSTTPMKRFQETTELGGTYVAGLPGPFGNFRVRVRNAFGGAEVLDIGLRAGLEGQYILAGNENEGQQVGNQRTTQLGADINLTLPQFLLPWHSNRLFTRYSPRTRLSTAYTYVKRQEYTRTNLEFTYDYIWQHSAYKQFILTPLDISLINTSAIDDTFRVRLGRQPNGQALLRSFQSVLVPSANATMLYNTNDFNQTQDGRYLRLFAEIGGLGRGVYTRTDELSAGRLGQRNINIKVYDFLRLSADYRRYHKLSARQFVVWRLNAGLARALTRTQIRDSVSEPYRSVAIIPYDRYMFAGGGSSVRAWLPRRLGVGSYRNPQLVRSESIEQPGELLLEGSLEYRFPIYDYIYGAAFTDFGNVWTLDRDPQRPGANFAADRFYREFAVGSGMGLRLDFTFLIVRLDFAAKVYDPTQPSGQRFVLPKAAIFNTNSSNNLRLNIGIGYPF, from the coding sequence ATGCTACCCTGGCCGCCTTGCAAGGCCTCCTGGACAACGTTAGGTATTGTATCGGCAACGCTGCTGGCGGGCTGCTCGCCTATGCGGCTGCTGGGGCCCCGCCAACAATTGCTCTCGGAAGTAAAGCTCGAAGGCGTGCGCCGCGCCGACCGCGAGGCGCTGGCCGCGCTGTACCGCCAAGAGCCCAACCGCAAATTTCCGGTTCCGCTGCTTGCAATTTATAACCTCGGCTACACCTTTTACAGCCCCGAGCGCGCCGAGGCCCGCTTGCAGGCCACCCGCGCCCAGTACGCCGCCCTTATTGCCGAAGCCGGCACCGACTCGGTAAAGGTGGGCAAGCTGCTGCAAAAGCGCGAACGAAAAGTGCAGCACCAGCAGCAAGTGCTCGAAAAAGGCAACGCCATCATGCGCTTGGGCCAAGCTCCCGCGGTGTACGACTCAACGCTCACAAGCGTCACGGCCGATCAGATGCGCATTTACCTCCGCTCGCACGGGTACTTCCGCTCGCGGGTGCAGGCCACCGATACCGCCCAAAACCGCCGCGTTACGGTTACGTACCGCATCCACGAAGGGCAGCCGTTCCTGGTTAGCCAGCTGCGCTACGACATCGCCGACTCGGCCGTGGCCAAAGCCATCCGGGCCGACTCGAGCCGCTCGCTGCTACGCGTGGGCCAAACGTACAACGAGGAGCTGATCGGCCGCGAACGTTCGCGCATCGAATCGGTGCTGAAAAACGCCGGCTACTACGATTTCCGGCAGCAGTTCATCACCCTCGAGGCCGATACCAGTTTCGAGCCCTACACCGTGCGCCTGCTGCTGCAGGTGGCCAACCCACCCGGCCAGCAAACGCACCGCGTGTATTCGGTCCGCAACGTTAGCTTTGTTACCGACGCGGGCGTAAACCGCTTTGGCATTCAGCGCGATACGGTGCGGCGCAACGGCGTGTACTACTTAGCCTTCAACCACCGCTTCAGCACGCGCATCCTCGACCGCAAGCTGGCCGTGCGCCCCGGCGACCGGTACAGCCTGCAGAACACCATCCAAACCCAGCGGCAGCTTTCGGGCATGGATGTGTTCCGGTTTGCAGGCGTGAACTACCAGAAAGTGGAGGCGCCCGCCGATTCGGTGCGCTTTGGCCAGCTCGACGCCGTGGTAAGCACCACCCCGATGAAGCGGTTTCAGGAAACTACCGAGCTGGGCGGCACCTACGTAGCGGGCCTGCCCGGCCCGTTTGGCAACTTCCGGGTGCGGGTACGCAACGCCTTTGGCGGGGCCGAGGTGCTCGACATTGGCCTGCGGGCGGGCCTGGAGGGCCAGTACATTTTGGCCGGCAACGAAAACGAAGGGCAACAAGTAGGCAACCAACGCACCACGCAGCTCGGGGCCGACATCAACCTTACGCTGCCGCAGTTTCTGCTGCCGTGGCACTCCAACCGATTGTTTACGCGGTACAGCCCACGCACCCGCCTCAGCACGGCCTACACCTACGTAAAGCGCCAGGAGTACACGCGCACCAACCTGGAGTTTACCTACGATTACATCTGGCAGCACAGCGCCTACAAGCAGTTCATTCTTACGCCGCTCGATATCAGCCTGATCAATACTTCGGCCATCGACGACACCTTCCGGGTGCGGTTGGGGCGGCAGCCCAACGGGCAGGCGCTGTTGCGCAGCTTTCAATCGGTATTGGTGCCCAGCGCCAATGCCACCATGCTCTACAACACCAACGATTTCAACCAAACCCAAGATGGCCGCTACCTGCGCTTGTTTGCTGAAATCGGCGGCCTAGGTCGGGGCGTGTACACCCGCACCGATGAGCTGTCGGCGGGCCGCCTTGGGCAGCGCAACATCAACATCAAAGTCTACGATTTTCTGCGCCTTAGTGCCGACTACCGCCGCTACCACAAGCTAAGCGCGCGGCAGTTTGTAGTGTGGCGCCTAAACGCGGGCCTGGCCCGCGCCCTCACGCGCACGCAAATCCGCGACTCGGTTTCGGAACCTTACCGTTCCGTGGCCATCATCCCCTACGATCGGTACATGTTTGCCGGTGGCGGCTCCAGCGTGCGGGCTTGGCTACCTAGGCGCTTGGGCGTGGGCTCGTACCGCAACCCGCAGCTGGTGCGCAGCGAATCGATTGAGCAACCCGGCGAATTGCTGCTCGAAGGCAGCCTGGAGTACCGCTTTCCCATCTATGACTACATCTACGGCGCCGCCTTCACTGATTTTGGCAACGTTTGGACGCTCGACCGCGACCCACAGCGCCCCGGCGCTAACTTCGCGGCCGACCGCTTTTACCGCGAGTTTGCCGTGGGCTCGGGCATGGGCCTCCGCCTCGACTTTACCTTCCTCATCGTCCGGCTCGATTTCGCCGCCAAGGTGTACGACCCCACGCAACCCTCGGGTCAGCGTTTTGTGCTGCCCAAAGCCGCCATTTTCAACACCAACAGCAGCAACAACCTACGCCTGAATATTGGTATCGGGTATCCTTTTTAG
- a CDS encoding CoA-binding protein, producing MANKKTVVIGASDNPSRYSFQAVNRLKSYGHEVVPVGIRKGQVAGLDIHTDKPAVEGVDTVTLYVGPQNQPAWQDYILGLKPKRIIFNPGTENYELEKKAQAQGIQTMEACTLVMLSVGNY from the coding sequence ATGGCAAACAAAAAAACCGTCGTCATCGGCGCTTCCGACAACCCCTCGCGCTACTCGTTTCAGGCCGTCAACCGCCTCAAAAGTTACGGCCACGAGGTGGTGCCAGTAGGCATCCGCAAAGGCCAAGTAGCCGGCCTCGATATTCATACTGATAAGCCCGCGGTGGAAGGCGTGGACACCGTTACGCTGTACGTGGGCCCGCAAAACCAGCCCGCCTGGCAGGATTACATCCTGGGTCTGAAGCCGAAGCGCATCATTTTCAACCCGGGCACCGAGAATTACGAGCTCGAAAAAAAGGCACAGGCGCAAGGCATCCAAACCATGGAGGCCTGCACGTTGGTGATGCTGTCGGTGGGCAACTACTAG
- a CDS encoding tryptophan 2,3-dioxygenase family protein: MPLEEEFSPAVLTQLRRLQEKYAADGQDLAAYLEGLYHADYVNYWDYIELDTLLSLQRPLTNFPDEQIFIIYHQITELYFKLCLLEYEQIGDLQTPTLGELVLRLGRINRYFENLIDSFDVMVDGMDRQQFLQFRMALMPASGFQSVQYRYIEIASTALGNLLDKEKRRLLGEAAAHDELMGCIYWKAGATLEEGGAKTLTLVQFEQKYHDKLSEHAARFRDRNVWAVVQRLPEEDRRHPRLVRQLKQLDVNVNINWPLMHYKSAVRYLERQAGDAVPATGGTNWRKYLPPKFQKRIFYPQLWSEHEFENWGQSWVEKVLEEIGAESRK, encoded by the coding sequence ATGCCCTTAGAAGAAGAATTTTCGCCCGCGGTACTCACCCAACTGCGGCGCTTGCAGGAAAAATACGCCGCCGACGGCCAGGATTTGGCAGCTTACCTGGAGGGTTTGTACCACGCCGATTACGTTAATTACTGGGACTACATTGAGCTCGACACGCTGCTCTCGCTGCAGCGGCCGCTCACCAATTTCCCCGACGAGCAGATCTTCATCATCTACCACCAAATTACGGAGCTCTACTTTAAGCTCTGCCTGCTCGAGTACGAACAAATCGGCGACCTGCAAACCCCTACCCTCGGCGAGCTGGTGCTGCGCCTGGGCCGCATCAACCGCTACTTCGAAAACCTCATCGACTCGTTTGATGTGATGGTGGATGGCATGGACCGGCAGCAGTTTCTGCAGTTCCGGATGGCACTCATGCCGGCTTCGGGCTTTCAGTCGGTGCAATACCGCTACATCGAAATTGCCTCCACGGCCCTGGGCAACCTGCTTGATAAAGAAAAGCGCCGCCTGCTAGGCGAGGCCGCCGCCCACGACGAGCTGATGGGCTGCATTTACTGGAAAGCCGGGGCCACCCTCGAGGAAGGCGGCGCCAAAACCCTTACGCTGGTGCAGTTCGAGCAGAAATACCACGACAAACTCTCGGAGCACGCCGCGCGCTTCCGCGACCGAAACGTGTGGGCCGTGGTGCAGCGCCTGCCCGAAGAAGACCGCCGCCACCCGCGCCTGGTGCGCCAGCTCAAGCAGCTCGATGTGAACGTGAACATCAATTGGCCGCTGATGCACTACAAATCGGCGGTGCGCTACCTGGAGCGGCAAGCCGGCGACGCGGTGCCCGCCACGGGCGGCACCAACTGGCGCAAATACCTGCCGCCTAAGTTTCAGAAGCGCATTTTTTACCCGCAGCTGTGGTCGGAGCACGAGTTTGAAAACTGGGGCCAAAGCTGGGTGGAAAAGGTGCTGGAAGAAATTGGTGCCGAAAGCCGAAAATAA
- a CDS encoding carboxypeptidase-like regulatory domain-containing protein, translating to MKTTSLARALRATLVAGVLCASAGCDKQPISKKPDPQNPTEATPITTDVYGVVLDEQDQPVAGAVVEVGGRTLTTGSTGTFAFRGAEVPSDRCVVHVRKAGFFEAAVGVVPNDKGTGVRVMLTATGTPLTLASAAAGGTLQLPGGGSIEFAANSLQTSSGSYTGPVSAFVRYISPESPRLAQLMPGNDFQAENTAGERVTLTTFGAMQVELQASNGQQVQVATGKTATLHFPIAASQSSSAAATIPLWHFDTATGLWEEEGSARRSGSEYVGAVSHFSAWNADQADRTAYVKFGVRAAGLTELPDEVMWPLVRVRRLGQVLIPGANRQMVVPVPAGNYSGGPDDVWADPADNGGVGSLNRLSLGNLAPGQTLDLGQLQMPEGGIVQAEVLGCNSSRPNGVATLRFDNGGVYVANLRNGALRTWCLPGQAATLTITAEGYAPITQRITTPSGNRTLQVGSFNACGTTQAPVVMAFTIDGDGHHNERVELRDEPQYYDKPQAFFEPNFPTGAATTLLMGRSTRPGYVTATLLAATAPGLGTFAARTGSVAFNLNAGTSPGIYYEVANSADVSISLTRYDAVGGRVQGTFSGKFYKRIGTGPRSSTESVQITNGTFDMVRTANKP from the coding sequence ATGAAAACCACCTCCCTAGCCCGCGCCCTGCGCGCCACCTTGGTTGCCGGTGTGCTGTGCGCCAGCGCCGGTTGCGACAAGCAACCCATCAGCAAAAAGCCCGACCCGCAAAATCCCACCGAGGCCACCCCAATTACCACCGATGTGTACGGGGTAGTGCTCGACGAGCAAGACCAGCCCGTGGCCGGCGCCGTGGTAGAGGTAGGAGGCCGCACGCTTACTACCGGCAGCACCGGCACCTTTGCCTTCCGGGGCGCCGAGGTGCCGTCGGACCGGTGCGTGGTGCACGTGCGCAAAGCCGGCTTTTTTGAAGCGGCCGTGGGCGTGGTACCCAACGACAAAGGCACCGGCGTGCGGGTGATGCTTACGGCTACCGGCACACCCCTTACGCTGGCCTCGGCCGCGGCGGGCGGCACCTTGCAGCTGCCCGGCGGCGGCAGCATCGAGTTTGCGGCCAACAGCCTGCAAACAAGCAGCGGCAGCTACACGGGGCCGGTATCGGCCTTTGTGCGGTACATTTCGCCCGAAAGCCCGCGCTTGGCGCAGCTAATGCCCGGCAACGACTTTCAGGCCGAAAACACGGCCGGCGAGCGGGTAACCCTTACCACGTTTGGCGCCATGCAGGTTGAGCTGCAAGCCAGCAACGGTCAGCAAGTGCAAGTAGCCACGGGCAAAACGGCCACGCTGCACTTCCCCATTGCGGCTAGCCAGAGCAGCAGCGCCGCCGCTACCATTCCGCTGTGGCATTTCGACACGGCTACGGGGTTGTGGGAGGAAGAAGGCTCGGCCCGCCGCAGCGGCTCGGAATACGTGGGCGCGGTAAGTCACTTTTCGGCCTGGAATGCCGACCAAGCCGACCGTACCGCTTACGTAAAGTTTGGGGTACGCGCCGCGGGCCTTACCGAGCTGCCCGACGAGGTAATGTGGCCCCTCGTGCGCGTGCGCCGGCTGGGCCAGGTGCTGATACCCGGTGCCAACCGCCAAATGGTGGTACCCGTGCCTGCCGGCAATTACAGCGGCGGCCCCGACGATGTGTGGGCCGACCCCGCCGACAACGGCGGCGTGGGCAGCCTCAACCGCCTAAGCCTGGGCAACCTCGCACCCGGCCAAACGCTGGACCTAGGTCAGCTGCAGATGCCCGAAGGCGGCATTGTGCAAGCCGAAGTGCTGGGCTGCAACAGTTCGCGGCCTAACGGGGTAGCCACCTTGCGCTTCGACAACGGCGGCGTGTACGTGGCCAATTTGCGCAACGGCGCGCTGCGCACCTGGTGCCTGCCCGGGCAAGCGGCCACGCTCACCATCACGGCCGAGGGCTACGCCCCCATCACCCAGCGTATTACCACCCCAAGCGGCAACCGCACCTTGCAAGTTGGCAGCTTTAATGCATGCGGCACCACCCAAGCTCCGGTGGTTATGGCTTTCACCATCGACGGCGACGGGCACCACAACGAGCGCGTGGAGCTGCGCGACGAGCCGCAGTACTACGACAAACCGCAGGCTTTTTTCGAGCCTAATTTCCCGACGGGCGCGGCCACCACGTTGCTGATGGGCCGTTCCACCCGCCCCGGCTACGTAACGGCCACCTTGCTGGCCGCCACCGCGCCCGGCTTGGGCACGTTTGCGGCACGCACCGGCAGCGTGGCCTTTAACCTGAACGCGGGCACGTCGCCGGGCATTTACTACGAAGTCGCCAACTCCGCCGATGTCAGCATCAGCCTCACGCGCTACGACGCCGTGGGCGGCCGGGTGCAGGGCACGTTTTCGGGCAAGTTTTACAAGCGCATCGGCACCGGCCCGCGCAGCAGTACCGAGTCGGTACAGATAACCAACGGCACGTTTGACATGGTGCGCACGGCCAACAAGCCGTAA
- a CDS encoding NAD(P)-dependent oxidoreductase, whose product MKTLALFGASGKTGRQFLDLALAAGYRVKALVRNPAKLPLQHANLEVIAGDVLSAADVARTVAGADVVVSLFGHVKGSPEWLQTDGTRHIVQAMREHGVRKIISLSGGGLPYEQDRPKLPDYLIRGIMKLAVPKVLNDAIRHAELLQASGLDWIIVRGPRLTDEPRRGQYRVGWVGVNASTKVGRADLAAFILQQVEDNAFVGKMPFVSY is encoded by the coding sequence ATGAAAACCCTTGCCCTGTTTGGCGCCTCCGGCAAAACCGGCCGGCAGTTTCTCGACTTAGCCCTGGCCGCTGGCTACCGCGTTAAGGCCTTGGTGCGCAACCCTGCCAAGCTGCCCCTGCAGCACGCCAACCTGGAGGTAATTGCCGGCGACGTGCTCAGCGCCGCCGATGTGGCCCGCACCGTGGCCGGCGCCGATGTGGTGGTAAGCCTGTTTGGCCACGTAAAAGGCTCGCCCGAGTGGCTGCAAACCGATGGTACCCGCCACATTGTGCAAGCCATGCGCGAGCACGGCGTGCGCAAAATCATCAGCCTTTCTGGCGGTGGGCTGCCCTACGAGCAAGACCGCCCCAAGCTGCCCGACTACCTAATTCGGGGAATTATGAAGCTGGCCGTGCCCAAGGTGCTGAACGACGCCATCCGGCACGCTGAGCTGCTGCAAGCCAGCGGCCTCGACTGGATTATTGTGCGCGGACCTAGGCTTACCGATGAGCCCCGCCGCGGGCAATACCGCGTGGGCTGGGTGGGCGTAAACGCCAGCACCAAAGTTGGCCGCGCCGATTTGGCCGCGTTTATTCTGCAACAAGTTGAAGACAACGCATTCGTGGGCAAAATGCCCTTCGTGAGCTACTAG
- a CDS encoding TrmH family RNA methyltransferase — protein sequence MVSKAVAKYVQQLHQKKYRQRTGAFLVEGAKSVRELLSSGLQVERLLLTAEFAATPGLPPAPKGVPVEVVSAEELTRLGTLQHNDTALAIARIPDEAPLAAKPGHLLLALDQVRDPGNLGTLIRLADWYGLGGVVLSETCADAWNPKTVAATMGSFTRVRVWQRNLPEWLGHLPKDLPVYGADLHGDNVHRLHLTPKGVLVMGSESHGLTPEVEACLTQRLHIPGQGGAESLNVAISAAILLDNFFRHL from the coding sequence ATGGTTTCGAAAGCCGTTGCCAAGTACGTGCAGCAACTGCACCAAAAAAAATATCGTCAGCGCACGGGGGCCTTTTTGGTTGAGGGCGCAAAAAGCGTGCGGGAGCTGCTAAGTTCCGGACTTCAGGTGGAACGGTTGCTGCTCACGGCCGAGTTTGCCGCTACGCCCGGCCTGCCGCCAGCTCCCAAGGGTGTGCCGGTGGAGGTGGTTTCGGCCGAAGAACTGACGCGCCTGGGCACCCTGCAGCACAACGACACGGCCCTGGCCATTGCCCGCATCCCCGACGAAGCGCCCCTGGCGGCCAAGCCCGGGCACTTGCTGCTGGCCCTCGACCAAGTGCGCGACCCCGGCAACCTAGGCACCCTCATCCGGCTGGCCGATTGGTACGGCCTCGGCGGCGTGGTGTTGTCGGAAACCTGCGCCGATGCCTGGAACCCCAAAACCGTGGCCGCCACCATGGGCTCGTTTACGCGGGTGCGGGTGTGGCAGCGCAACCTGCCCGAGTGGCTCGGCCACTTGCCCAAAGACTTGCCCGTGTACGGCGCCGATTTGCACGGCGACAACGTGCACCGCCTGCACCTCACGCCCAAAGGCGTGCTGGTAATGGGCAGCGAGTCGCACGGCCTTACGCCCGAGGTAGAGGCCTGCCTGACGCAACGCCTGCACATACCTGGCCAAGGAGGCGCCGAAAGCCTGAACGTAGCCATTTCGGCCGCCATTTTGCTCGATAACTTTTTCCGGCATCTGTAA
- a CDS encoding RNA polymerase sigma factor yields MNEVELISACRQGSVRAQKLLYEKFAGLMLTVCLRYLRQRADAEEAMLTGFVKVFKALDQYRHEGSFEGWIRRIMVNEALGQLRRKEPLHLAIDDLVTDVPATAATADSDLAAADLMQLLSELPAGYRTVFNLYAIEGYTHPEIAELMGISEGTSKSQLSKARAMLQRRLGAAPAQASTSSPKEFYATGRY; encoded by the coding sequence GTGAACGAAGTTGAACTCATAAGTGCTTGTCGGCAAGGCAGCGTCCGGGCGCAAAAGCTTCTCTACGAGAAGTTTGCCGGACTGATGCTGACGGTGTGCTTGCGCTACCTGCGCCAGCGCGCCGACGCCGAAGAAGCAATGCTTACCGGCTTCGTGAAGGTTTTTAAAGCCCTCGACCAGTACCGGCACGAAGGCTCGTTTGAAGGCTGGATTCGCCGCATCATGGTCAACGAAGCCCTAGGTCAGCTCCGCCGCAAGGAGCCGCTGCACCTGGCCATCGACGACTTGGTTACCGACGTGCCGGCCACCGCTGCCACGGCCGACAGCGACCTAGCCGCCGCCGACCTGATGCAGCTGCTGAGTGAGCTGCCCGCTGGCTACCGCACGGTGTTCAACCTCTACGCCATCGAGGGCTACACCCACCCCGAAATTGCCGAGCTGATGGGCATTTCGGAGGGCACCAGCAAATCGCAGCTCAGCAAGGCCCGGGCCATGCTGCAGCGCCGCCTCGGCGCCGCGCCGGCCCAGGCCTCCACCTCCTCACCGAAAGAATTTTATGCGACCGGAAGATATTGA
- a CDS encoding NAD(P)/FAD-dependent oxidoreductase: MQKREVEIVLSPGEAYDELARYRALLQAAGLQPGQADFVHLLRRSIDARGRNVGVRLRADVYQTPPPRELFGPWVQYQTVAPGARRVVIVGAGPAGLFAALRCLELGLKPVVLERGKDVRTRRRDLAALNKEHIVDPDSNYCFGEGGAGTYSDGKLYTRSKKRGDVQRILRLLVQHGATPEILVDAHPHIGTNKLPYVVQALRQTVLDHGGEVRFETRVEDLLLTQNRIRGVVTHLGEEISGDAVILATGHSARDIYELLLRRQVRIEAKPFALGVRVEHPQVLIDQAQYHRADRGQLPAASYSLVQQTDGPGGQRGVFSFCMCPGGFIVPAATAQGEVVVNGMSPSRRDSRFANSGIVVAIEPDDMDLRRYGVLAGLRFQQEIEQRACQLAGNTQLAPAQLLGDFVQKRTSKTLLETSYQPGLTSVPMDEVLGPVLADRLRQGFKAFGRKIPGYTTNAAQIVGVESRTSAPLRIPRLPETLEHPEVRGLFPCGEGAGFAGGIVSAAMDGERCAEAVLAAL; the protein is encoded by the coding sequence ATGCAGAAACGCGAAGTTGAAATTGTGTTGTCGCCCGGCGAGGCGTACGACGAACTGGCCCGCTACCGGGCCCTGCTCCAAGCCGCTGGCCTGCAGCCCGGCCAGGCCGATTTTGTGCACCTGCTGCGCCGCTCCATCGACGCGCGCGGCCGCAACGTGGGCGTGCGCCTGCGCGCCGATGTGTACCAAACGCCCCCGCCGCGCGAACTGTTCGGCCCTTGGGTGCAGTACCAAACCGTAGCGCCCGGGGCCCGGCGCGTGGTGATTGTGGGCGCCGGCCCGGCCGGGCTGTTTGCCGCCCTGCGCTGCCTCGAGTTGGGCCTGAAGCCTGTGGTGCTGGAGCGCGGCAAAGACGTGCGCACCCGCCGCCGCGATTTGGCCGCTCTCAACAAAGAGCACATCGTCGACCCCGACTCCAACTACTGCTTTGGCGAAGGCGGCGCCGGCACGTACTCCGATGGCAAGCTCTACACGCGCTCCAAAAAGCGCGGCGACGTGCAACGCATTCTGCGCCTGTTGGTGCAGCACGGTGCCACGCCCGAAATCTTGGTGGATGCGCACCCCCACATCGGCACCAACAAGTTGCCCTACGTGGTGCAGGCCCTGCGCCAAACCGTGCTCGACCACGGCGGCGAAGTGCGCTTCGAAACCCGCGTGGAGGATTTGCTGCTGACCCAAAACCGCATCCGCGGGGTGGTTACGCACCTAGGCGAAGAAATCAGCGGCGACGCTGTGATTCTGGCTACCGGCCACTCCGCCCGCGACATTTACGAGCTGCTGCTCCGCCGCCAAGTGCGCATCGAGGCCAAGCCTTTTGCCCTGGGCGTGCGCGTGGAGCACCCGCAAGTGCTCATCGACCAGGCCCAGTACCACCGCGCCGACCGCGGCCAACTGCCGGCGGCCTCGTACTCGCTGGTGCAGCAAACCGACGGGCCCGGCGGGCAGCGCGGCGTGTTTTCGTTTTGTATGTGCCCCGGCGGTTTTATTGTGCCCGCGGCCACGGCGCAGGGCGAGGTGGTGGTAAACGGCATGAGCCCCAGCCGCCGCGATTCGCGCTTTGCCAACTCGGGCATTGTGGTGGCCATCGAGCCCGACGACATGGACCTGCGGCGCTACGGCGTGCTGGCCGGGCTGCGGTTTCAGCAGGAAATAGAGCAGCGCGCCTGCCAGCTGGCCGGCAACACGCAGCTGGCGCCCGCGCAACTGCTCGGCGACTTTGTGCAGAAACGCACTTCCAAAACCCTGCTCGAAACCTCATACCAACCCGGCCTAACCTCGGTGCCCATGGACGAGGTGCTGGGCCCCGTGCTGGCCGACCGCTTGCGCCAGGGCTTTAAAGCGTTTGGGCGCAAAATACCGGGCTATACCACCAACGCGGCGCAAATCGTGGGCGTGGAAAGCCGCACTTCGGCGCCGTTGCGCATTCCTAGGTTGCCCGAAACCCTGGAGCACCCGGAGGTGCGCGGCCTGTTTCCGTGCGGCGAGGGCGCCGGCTTTGCGGGCGGTATTGTGTCGGCAGCCATGGATGGCGAGCGGTGCGCCGAGGCGGTGTTGGCTGCGCTGTAG
- a CDS encoding outer membrane beta-barrel protein, with translation MKPALFLSALSGLLLAGSVAQASTVPAATPDDTIVVKLPNQVSMTIYARNKQQLRELRAYKLDSLMVLLDGYITQAERSGTKSANGQVTMEFYPAKDKPTSKAAPEQVRVTVRGQQPRTDRVEVTMGRVFGVTVEESTDGKGEDHVSVRLGSAGKNDSTDRAKRVAQQHKLSGTDFGIDVGLNALTNRADLPSNEEFDLRPWGSRYVALKWQFWARFGKNNPIYFHLGPEVAFNNFMFEGNRRPIAVDNRTTIVTDPLGRNFEKSKLAMTTLNLPVGITVRLRNNEGKEMFRIGGGGFVGYRLGSHTKIKYEEEGRTNKDKDRGSYNLQDFQYGVTGTLGVRNFNLFAKYNLNELFKDNRGPKAQVLSFGLTTAF, from the coding sequence ATGAAACCTGCTTTGTTTCTTTCTGCTCTTTCGGGCCTGCTCCTGGCCGGCTCCGTGGCCCAGGCCAGCACCGTGCCCGCCGCCACCCCCGACGATACCATCGTGGTAAAACTGCCCAACCAGGTATCGATGACCATCTACGCCCGCAACAAACAGCAGCTGCGCGAGCTGCGGGCTTACAAACTCGACTCGCTGATGGTGCTGCTCGATGGCTACATTACGCAGGCCGAGCGCTCCGGCACCAAATCGGCCAACGGCCAGGTAACCATGGAGTTTTACCCGGCTAAGGATAAGCCCACCAGCAAAGCCGCCCCCGAGCAAGTGCGCGTAACCGTGCGCGGCCAGCAACCCCGCACCGACCGCGTGGAGGTAACGATGGGCCGCGTGTTTGGCGTGACGGTAGAAGAATCGACCGACGGCAAAGGCGAAGACCACGTATCGGTGCGCTTGGGCAGCGCGGGCAAAAACGACTCCACCGACCGCGCCAAGCGCGTTGCCCAGCAGCACAAGCTCAGCGGCACCGATTTTGGCATCGATGTGGGCCTGAACGCCCTCACCAACCGCGCAGACCTCCCAAGCAACGAAGAATTTGACCTCCGGCCGTGGGGCTCGCGCTACGTTGCACTTAAGTGGCAGTTTTGGGCCCGGTTTGGCAAAAACAACCCCATCTACTTCCACCTAGGTCCGGAAGTCGCCTTCAACAACTTTATGTTCGAGGGCAACCGCCGACCCATTGCCGTCGACAACCGGACCACCATCGTAACCGATCCGTTGGGCCGCAACTTCGAGAAAAGCAAGCTGGCCATGACGACCCTGAACTTGCCCGTCGGCATCACCGTGCGCCTGCGCAACAACGAGGGCAAGGAGATGTTCCGCATCGGCGGCGGCGGTTTTGTGGGCTACCGGTTGGGCTCGCACACCAAAATCAAGTACGAGGAAGAAGGCCGCACCAACAAGGACAAAGACCGTGGCTCGTACAACCTGCAGGATTTTCAGTACGGCGTAACGGGCACCCTGGGGGTGCGCAACTTCAACCTGTTTGCCAAGTACAACCTCAACGAGCTGTTCAAGGACAACCGCGGCCCCAAAGCCCAGGTGCTCAGCTTTGGCCTGACGACGGCCTTCTAG